From Gloeocapsa sp. DLM2.Bin57, the proteins below share one genomic window:
- a CDS encoding YegS/Rv2252/BmrU family lipid kinase yields MSRKLALLSHLDQIDSLKAWIEKHKTILSGFDLVTTEQISKRINKQISCDTQLGIIKQILQQDISGVFFFCEPETLWLDYPNFHMLLQACQEYDIPLAINEASADLMIRGFSQSRFAYLIFNPVAGNGNPNQDLTLIRSFLEPQILVNVIYTQADLDPCEQVSAAIQGIKAQNQENHSLIIASGGDGTVSAVASALIGTDIPLGIIPRGTANAFAVALDIPTNLRGACDNIIAGNTHVIDAALCNDIPMILLAGLGFEAEMVNKANRELKNRFGSLAYILAGVQQLTEQQPFTATVEIDDEVQDLEITAITIANVAPPTSVLAQGFGEVIPDDGLLEVTIATSKTFLQGLNTVASLFTSALAGKPSNREDLIYVRTKSLTITTNTPQNLVIDGEIIETSSVHFRCLPQALTIIAPLSSLD; encoded by the coding sequence ATGTCTAGAAAACTAGCTTTATTATCTCATCTTGATCAAATAGATAGTCTGAAAGCTTGGATAGAGAAACATAAAACTATTCTCAGTGGTTTTGATTTAGTGACAACTGAGCAAATCAGCAAACGCATCAATAAACAAATTAGCTGTGATACCCAACTCGGGATTATTAAACAAATTCTGCAACAAGATATCAGCGGGGTGTTTTTTTTCTGTGAGCCTGAAACTCTTTGGTTAGACTATCCCAATTTTCATATGCTTTTACAAGCTTGTCAAGAATATGATATCCCCTTAGCAATTAATGAAGCTTCAGCAGATTTAATGATTAGAGGTTTTAGTCAGAGTCGTTTTGCTTATCTGATTTTTAACCCAGTCGCAGGAAATGGTAACCCCAATCAAGACTTAACCCTAATTCGCTCTTTTCTTGAACCGCAAATCTTAGTTAATGTTATTTATACTCAAGCAGATCTAGATCCTTGTGAACAAGTCTCAGCAGCTATTCAAGGAATTAAAGCTCAAAATCAAGAAAACCATAGTCTGATTATCGCTTCTGGTGGCGATGGTACGGTTTCTGCTGTGGCTAGTGCTTTAATTGGTACTGATATTCCTTTAGGGATAATTCCCCGTGGTACAGCTAATGCTTTTGCGGTAGCTTTAGATATCCCTACTAACCTCAGAGGTGCTTGTGATAATATCATCGCAGGGAATACTCATGTTATAGACGCAGCCTTATGTAACGATATTCCCATGATTCTTTTAGCTGGATTGGGTTTTGAAGCGGAAATGGTTAACAAAGCTAACCGAGAGTTAAAAAACCGTTTTGGCAGTTTGGCTTATATCTTAGCGGGAGTACAACAATTAACGGAACAGCAACCCTTTACAGCTACTGTAGAAATAGACGATGAAGTACAAGATCTAGAAATTACGGCTATTACTATAGCTAATGTAGCTCCTCCTACCTCTGTTTTAGCTCAAGGTTTTGGTGAAGTTATTCCCGATGATGGTTTACTAGAAGTGACGATCGCTACGAGTAAGACTTTTTTACAAGGTTTAAATACCGTTGCTTCTCTGTTTACTTCTGCTTTGGCAGGAAAACCTAGTAATCGAGAAGATTTAATCTATGTGCGGACTAAATCACTAACAATTACCACCAATACTCCTCAAAATCTAGTTATCGATGGAGAAATTATCGAGACAAGTTCGGTACACTTTCGTTGTCTTCCTCAAGCTTTGACTATTATCGCTCCTCTGAGTTCTCTAGATTAA
- a CDS encoding NAD(P)/FAD-dependent oxidoreductase, protein MTEARKQVCIIGGGFGGLYTALRLDELSWENIGKPQITLIDKNDRFLFSPLLYELLSGEMQAWEIAPNYSELLKDTEVQFSQTSVKSLDIGQKQLKLDDDTELHCDRLVIATGGNTPLDFVPGAATYAIPFRTLEDAYLLAERLKSLEQSSTNYIRIAIVGGGYSGVELACKLADRLGERGRIRIVERGDNILRNSPEFNRETAKKALEARKVWLDLETEIQRIEADNLTLVYKNQIDTIPVDLVLWTVGTKVSPFIQQLPLPHDNYGYLKTNSYLQVEGESHLYALGDVATSQDATGQQIPKTAQAAIQQADYCAWNIWASLTGRPLLPFRYQPLGEMMTLGVDNATLSGLGLKLEGIPAHLIRRLIYLYRLPTRKHQLNVGLNWLAQPLLQFLQQEEGVQI, encoded by the coding sequence ATGACAGAAGCAAGAAAACAAGTCTGTATAATCGGTGGAGGGTTTGGAGGGTTATATACAGCCCTACGTTTAGATGAACTATCCTGGGAAAATATAGGTAAACCCCAAATAACTTTGATAGATAAAAACGATCGCTTTTTATTTAGTCCCTTACTTTACGAACTCTTAAGCGGGGAAATGCAAGCTTGGGAAATAGCCCCTAATTATAGCGAATTATTAAAAGATACAGAAGTACAATTTAGTCAAACCTCGGTTAAAAGTCTTGATATCGGGCAAAAACAGCTTAAACTAGATGACGACACAGAATTACACTGCGATCGCCTAGTTATCGCTACAGGAGGAAATACCCCTCTAGATTTTGTACCTGGTGCAGCAACATACGCTATCCCCTTTCGTACTCTAGAAGACGCCTATTTACTCGCCGAAAGACTCAAAAGTCTGGAGCAATCCTCAACTAATTATATTCGTATTGCCATCGTCGGTGGTGGTTATAGTGGAGTAGAATTAGCTTGTAAACTAGCAGATAGACTAGGAGAAAGAGGACGTATTCGCATTGTCGAACGTGGAGATAATATACTGCGCAATTCCCCAGAATTTAACCGAGAAACAGCGAAAAAAGCCCTAGAAGCTAGAAAAGTCTGGTTAGATTTAGAAACGGAAATTCAACGTATAGAAGCAGATAACCTTACCCTAGTTTATAAAAATCAAATAGATACCATACCAGTAGATCTAGTTTTATGGACAGTAGGTACAAAAGTATCACCTTTTATCCAACAATTACCACTTCCACATGATAACTATGGTTATTTAAAGACTAACTCCTATTTACAAGTGGAGGGAGAATCCCATCTCTATGCTCTCGGAGATGTAGCCACCAGTCAAGATGCTACAGGTCAACAAATACCCAAAACCGCCCAAGCAGCTATACAACAAGCCGATTATTGCGCCTGGAATATTTGGGCTAGTTTAACCGGACGCCCTTTATTACCTTTTCGCTATCAACCCCTAGGGGAAATGATGACTCTCGGTGTAGATAACGCTACCCTTAGTGGTTTAGGTCTAAAATTAGAAGGTATCCCTGCTCATCTAATTAGACGTCTAATTTATCTCTATCGCTTACCTACCCGTAAACATCAACTCAATGTCGGTTTAAATTGGTTAGCACAACCCCTATTACAATTCTTGCAGCAAGAGGAGGGTGTTCAAATTTAA
- a CDS encoding Crp/Fnr family transcriptional regulator, protein MLNLEEFLSNTKLFKDLPPQQYQALAKIAQKQTYTKGQVIFWQGEEGEGFFIVVTGKVKIFQTSLEGKEQILNFFREGEHFAEVPAFDGGCYPVSAATLEDTELLFFSRKDFITVIEQHPTLALNILVVFAKHLRKLVGLIENVSLREVPQRLAVYLLSLSERQGNKTTVELDLTKGQLAAMIGTIPETLSRGFTKLSQEGLIQVNGLQITLLDIKKLQEKAGIFADIN, encoded by the coding sequence ATGTTAAATCTAGAAGAATTTTTAAGTAACACCAAACTATTTAAGGATCTACCCCCACAACAATATCAAGCTTTAGCCAAAATTGCCCAGAAACAGACCTATACTAAAGGACAAGTCATTTTTTGGCAAGGTGAAGAGGGAGAAGGTTTTTTTATTGTCGTCACAGGTAAGGTAAAAATATTTCAAACCTCTTTAGAGGGAAAAGAACAGATTTTAAACTTTTTTAGAGAAGGGGAACATTTTGCTGAAGTTCCCGCTTTTGATGGTGGTTGTTATCCAGTTTCTGCAGCAACTCTAGAGGATACAGAATTACTTTTTTTCTCTAGAAAAGATTTTATTACGGTAATTGAACAACATCCTACTTTAGCACTTAATATTCTGGTGGTTTTTGCTAAACATCTACGTAAATTAGTTGGTTTAATCGAAAATGTTTCTCTTAGAGAAGTTCCCCAACGACTCGCAGTTTATCTGTTGAGTTTAAGTGAACGTCAAGGCAATAAAACTACCGTAGAATTGGATTTAACTAAAGGACAATTAGCCGCCATGATTGGTACGATTCCAGAGACTCTCTCTCGTGGTTTTACTAAATTATCCCAAGAAGGCTTGATTCAAGTTAATGGATTACAAATTACTTTGTTAGATATAAAAAAGCTACAGGAAAAAGCGGGAATTTTTGCTGATATTAATTAA
- a CDS encoding hydroxylamine reductase → MFCEQCEQTASGNGCHQWGACGKSPQVNAVQDLTIYCLRGLAYVVLKAKELNIDTHDIDVFTCETIFATMTNVNFDQKRFTQYIRQCLSYREGLKTQIHNLTGENFLFPKIARYQPDFNASLVEQGQDVALSFISENIGNNDIFSLKLTVLYGLKGLASYNFHAQELGQQDEEVYNFIQRTLTSFDNHTWELADWVNLALEIGKYNLKAMELLDAGHTQTYGHPTPTTVPLHAKQGKAILVSGHDIRQLAEILAQTAGKGINVYTHGELLPAHGYPRLKEKYPHFYGHYGTAWQNQTKEFARFPGAVIVTTNCLMPPQEIYEEKLFTIGPVGYGGINYLAADETGKIDYSRAIAISLTMDGFREDEAPRQVMVGFGRNAVLSVGDQVIDAIKQGKLRHIFLVGGCDGAKPERNYYTEFVEKVPQDCVVLTLACGKFRFFDQDLGTIGNLPRLMDVGQCNDAYSAIQIAIELAKAFEVDVNQLPLSMILSWYEQKAVAVLLSLLYLGIQDIRLGPTLPAFISPNVFKLLSEKYNLKAITTPDEDLAACLV, encoded by the coding sequence ATGTTTTGTGAACAATGCGAACAAACAGCTAGTGGTAATGGATGTCATCAATGGGGTGCTTGTGGTAAAAGTCCTCAAGTCAATGCTGTACAGGATTTGACGATTTATTGTTTACGTGGGTTAGCTTATGTAGTTCTTAAAGCTAAAGAATTAAATATCGATACTCATGATATTGATGTCTTTACCTGTGAGACGATTTTCGCGACGATGACTAACGTTAATTTTGACCAAAAACGATTTACTCAATATATTCGTCAATGTCTGAGTTATCGAGAAGGATTGAAAACCCAGATTCATAACCTAACAGGAGAAAATTTTCTTTTCCCCAAAATTGCGCGCTATCAACCAGATTTTAATGCTAGTTTAGTAGAGCAAGGTCAAGATGTTGCTTTAAGCTTTATTAGTGAAAATATAGGCAATAATGACATATTTTCTTTAAAGTTAACCGTACTTTATGGACTTAAAGGGTTAGCATCTTATAATTTTCACGCTCAAGAATTAGGACAACAAGACGAAGAAGTTTATAATTTTATTCAAAGAACCCTAACTAGTTTTGATAATCATACTTGGGAATTAGCAGATTGGGTAAATCTAGCTTTAGAGATAGGTAAGTATAATCTTAAAGCCATGGAATTACTAGACGCAGGACATACTCAAACCTATGGACATCCTACCCCAACTACTGTTCCTTTGCATGCTAAACAAGGTAAAGCCATACTAGTTTCAGGACATGATATTAGACAACTAGCAGAGATTCTGGCTCAAACCGCAGGAAAAGGTATTAATGTCTATACTCATGGAGAGTTATTACCCGCTCACGGTTATCCTCGTCTGAAAGAAAAATATCCCCATTTCTATGGTCATTATGGTACAGCTTGGCAAAATCAGACCAAAGAATTTGCCAGATTCCCAGGTGCTGTTATAGTAACTACTAACTGTTTAATGCCACCTCAAGAGATTTATGAGGAAAAATTGTTTACCATAGGTCCTGTGGGTTATGGTGGGATTAATTATCTAGCTGCAGATGAAACAGGAAAAATAGATTATAGTAGGGCGATCGCTATTAGTCTCACCATGGATGGTTTCAGAGAAGATGAAGCACCACGTCAAGTGATGGTTGGTTTTGGTCGTAACGCGGTTTTAAGCGTAGGAGATCAAGTAATTGACGCGATTAAACAAGGTAAACTCCGTCATATTTTCCTAGTGGGTGGTTGTGATGGTGCTAAACCAGAACGGAATTATTATACAGAGTTTGTGGAAAAAGTACCTCAAGATTGTGTGGTGTTAACTTTAGCTTGTGGTAAGTTCCGTTTCTTTGATCAGGATTTAGGTACTATTGGTAATTTACCTCGTTTAATGGATGTGGGACAATGTAATGATGCTTATTCAGCTATTCAAATCGCTATTGAATTAGCTAAAGCTTTTGAGGTTGATGTGAATCAATTACCTTTGTCGATGATTTTATCTTGGTATGAACAGAAAGCAGTAGCGGTGTTATTATCTCTGTTATATTTAGGTATCCAAGATATTCGTCTAGGTCCTACTTTACCCGCTTTTATTTCTCCTAA
- a CDS encoding peroxiredoxin — MEGGARVGQAAPEFRATGVINQEFKDIKLSDYLGKYLILLFYPLNFTFVCPTEIIAFSDRYQEFADLDTEILGISVDSEFSHLAWIQTDPREGGIGDITYPLVSDIKKEISNSYDILDPEAGVALRALFIIDKKGIIQHITINNLSFGRSVEETLRTLKAIQHVQSCPNEVCPVDWEEGNQTIIADPDKAKLFFAQANLANS, encoded by the coding sequence ATGGAAGGAGGCGCGAGGGTTGGTCAAGCAGCTCCTGAATTTCGTGCGACAGGAGTAATCAATCAAGAATTTAAAGATATTAAACTATCTGACTATTTAGGTAAATACCTTATTTTGTTATTCTATCCACTTAATTTTACCTTTGTTTGTCCCACAGAAATTATCGCTTTTAGCGATCGCTATCAAGAATTTGCTGATTTAGACACAGAGATTTTAGGAATATCAGTAGATAGTGAATTTTCACACCTAGCGTGGATTCAAACCGATCCTAGAGAGGGAGGAATTGGAGATATCACTTATCCTTTGGTTTCAGATATCAAAAAAGAAATCAGTAATAGTTATGATATCCTTGATCCAGAAGCAGGAGTAGCTTTACGAGCTTTATTTATTATTGATAAAAAAGGGATTATCCAACACATAACCATCAACAATCTCTCTTTTGGACGTAGTGTTGAAGAGACCTTAAGAACGCTTAAAGCCATTCAACACGTACAAAGTTGTCCTAACGAAGTATGTCCCGTAGATTGGGAAGAAGGCAATCAAACCATCATAGCAGATCCTGACAAAGCCAAGCTATTTTTTGCTCAAGCCAACTTAGCAAATTCCTAA